A single Inediibacterium massiliense DNA region contains:
- a CDS encoding type IV pilus twitching motility protein PilT: protein MNIIGLLKKTIERSASDLHITVGIPPVIRVNGNLQKIDEKPLLPQDTELLIQELLTQKLFIELQEKGEIDLSFSHPGLGRFRVNIYKQRGSYGMALRCVSLRIPTIDELGLPYVLKDLALKQRGLILVTGPTGSGKSTTLASMLDYINENRNCHILTLEDPIEYLHKHNKSIVNQREIGNDSQSFKNALRAALRQDPDVILVGEMRDLETISIALTAAETGHLVLSTLHTVGAAKTIDRIIDIFPSHQQQQIRVQLSTVLEGIISQQLLPRNDKKGRIAAMEILIATSAIRNLIREGKTHQLQTNIQTGSKFGMKTMDHSILELYNQMIIDQKTALTYAIERENLERHIL from the coding sequence ATGAATATTATAGGACTATTAAAAAAAACAATTGAACGAAGTGCATCTGATTTACACATAACAGTAGGTATACCCCCTGTCATTAGAGTAAATGGAAATCTTCAGAAAATAGATGAAAAACCTTTATTACCTCAAGACACGGAGCTTTTGATACAAGAACTTCTTACTCAAAAACTTTTTATAGAGTTACAAGAAAAAGGAGAAATAGATCTGTCTTTTTCACATCCAGGACTTGGAAGATTTAGAGTAAATATTTACAAACAAAGAGGTAGTTATGGAATGGCTTTAAGGTGTGTATCTCTTAGGATTCCAACTATTGATGAACTTGGATTACCATATGTTTTAAAAGATTTAGCATTAAAGCAAAGAGGACTCATATTGGTCACAGGCCCTACTGGAAGTGGAAAATCAACTACCTTGGCATCTATGCTTGATTATATTAATGAAAATAGAAATTGTCATATTCTAACATTAGAAGATCCTATAGAATATTTACATAAGCATAATAAAAGTATTGTCAATCAAAGAGAAATAGGAAATGATTCACAAAGCTTTAAAAATGCACTGAGGGCTGCTCTTCGCCAAGATCCAGACGTTATCTTAGTAGGAGAAATGAGAGATTTAGAAACTATTAGTATTGCTTTAACAGCGGCTGAAACAGGACATCTGGTGCTATCTACCCTTCATACAGTAGGAGCTGCCAAAACAATTGATAGAATTATTGATATTTTTCCTTCACATCAGCAACAACAAATTAGAGTACAATTGTCAACCGTACTTGAGGGAATTATTTCACAACAGCTTCTTCCAAGAAATGATAAAAAAGGTAGAATTGCAGCTATGGAAATTTTGATTGCTACTTCCGCCATAAGAAATCTAATTCGAGAGGGAAAAACACATCAATTACAAACAAATATACAAACAGGTTCAAAATTTGGAATGAAAACTATGGATCATTCTATTTTAGAATTATACAATCAAATGATTATTGATCAAAAAACTGCTCTTACTTATGCCATAGAAAGAGAAAACTTAGAAAGACATATATTATAA